The window CCCGCTCAACACATTCAGCCCGGATCCCGAAGTCGGGCCCGGCTCACCAGGCCAGATCGGCTGCAGTGTACCGGGATGCAACATGACCAGATAACCGTGGCGGTTCCCGTTGACCCCGATAATGGCGCCTGCCGCCACCACTGCATTTTCATCCTGGGTAACGGCGAGGACATCACCCTCGAAATCCACGCTGACGGGCTTCAACGTGAAGTCACCATTGTCAAAGTTGAAGACCGCCAGACCGTCCCGGGCGCTGCCATTCGCTTCACTGAAGTAACCGGACACCAGCAACTGGTCGGTCGAGTCCAGCAGATGAAGGTCAGTCACCGTGCCATCAAGGTCGGGTGGGGTACCCACGACATTGCTGCCGGGGGTCAATACGGTGATATAAGCCTGGTTCTGCCCACCGGACTCTGTGAAACGACCGCCTGCCATGACATAACTGTTGCCATCATTCAGAACGGCGTTCACGGATCGGTCAACACCGCCATCCCAGCCAGTGCTGTTCAAATCACTGGCAAAGGTAGCCGCCAGGTGGGCGGGCGCACCGCCACCGATCTCGTCGAACCAGCCACCGACGAACACAACGTCATCACCTGAATAATAGGCAAGATCAAGAACCGTATCGTTGACCTGAGGGTCCGTCATGCTCGACAACGCGCCGGTGACAGGATCGACCAGGGCCAACCGGGTCAGAGGCTCCCCGTTGATTTCGGTAAAGTCACCACCGATGGCAATGTTTCCATTGGCTGTCGTGATGGCCTGTACCGCACTGTTTGCTTCCGGGTTCCACTCGAGGAGCGTGCCATCAGTCGCATCAAAGGCAGCCGCATTACTGCGACTCTCGCCCTGGGCAGCCTCGATCAGGCCACCCGCATAAAGCTGTCCTCCTTCGAGATGCAGGACGGCCGTGGCCAGGCCATCCACCCCGGCGTTCCAGTTGGCATCCAGCTTCCCATCCTGGCGGGAGAGGGCAGCCACGCTGCCAATATACTCACCACCAGCACCCCAGATGCCGCCGTATACGGCCATTCCATAATCGCTTTCGACAAATCCAAGCGGAATCCCATCCACATGAGGCGCCCAATCCGGATCCACGGCCATGTCACTGCCAAGCGGCAGACGACCCACGTTGATGGCCCTCTCACCGCCAATGCTGCGGAAAAGACCCGCGACATAGAGCGCATCGTCGCGAACTTCCACCGTTACCGCAATGCCATCAACGCGCAGGTCACGATTGATATCGAGCCCGCCGGTATCGAGACTCAGCGCGGCAACTCCTTCCCATGAACTGCCTGAGACCTCATCATAATGGCCGGTGATATAAAGGCGCTCCGGCCCAACAGCGATGTCCGTGACGGTTCCATTCAGATTGGGTGTGAAACCCGGGTCAACGGCTCCATCATCGTGCGACACGGCAACCAGATAATTTCTGCTTTCACCGTTTACAGAACTGAACGATCCGCCAATATAGACTGACTCACTGGATGGCAGAATCGCCAAGGCGGTGTCATTCACATCGACATCGAAATCTTCCACGTAGCTACCCGTGCTCAGATCAAGGGCAGCGACATTGCTGTTTGACGCGTCGGGCGTGTCGAAACGGCCGGCCACGTATAGGCGTTCGTCGTGAATGGCAATGGCGTTTACCTGGGCGAAGAACAATGTGCCCGCCGGGGCTTCCGGCGAGAAGCCGCCGTCAATGTTGCCATCAAAATCCAGTGCGACCAGGCCGGTGAATCCGGTATTGCCATTCACCTCTTCGAAGCGGCCGGCCACATACAGGCGATTGTCATCGATCAGCATTTCGTTGACCCGTGTGATACCGCCATCGAGGGATGCGGTCCACTGCTCATCCAGTGTTCCGTCCGCATTCAGGCGAGCAAGGTGCGCCCGAGGCTCGCCGTTGATGGACGCGAAGTTGCCACCGATATAGAAGCCACCATCGGGGTCCTTGGCGACGGCGGTGATTTGGGCGACTACCCCGTCTTCATTGCGCACATCAAGGAATGGACCGGTCAGAGGGGTGCCAGAGAGATCGTCACGAAAGTGAGCGATACCCTGGTGCAAACCGCCGTAGTACTGAAAATAACCACCGGCAATGAGGTGCTGATCCGTCAGAACGGTGTCCAGGACGTAGCCGGTCAGGTGATAAGTGAGCGCGGTGGCCGTGGTTACATCCGATTGCATGCCATTGGCCTGCATGACCAGATGGTAGGTAGTATCCAGGCGCAATCCATCATTTTCGGCATCAATCACGGCGCTACCGCCACTGACACCGTAGCTGGCGCCGCCATCCGCACACTGCTGCACATTGCTCCAGTCACAAGCGCGATCGCTTGAGTAGAGAATGTCGACGGTACCCGCCGGTGACCATTGCAGTGCAATCTGTCCTTCCTCGTTGAGCGCAGCAAGGCTGAAATCACCACACTGGACGAGCACATCATCGATGGCCTCATCACTGATCTCGCCGGATTCGTTGTCAACGAGGCAGGCACTGTCTCCTGGCTGCTCCGAGATGGTTACCTCATAGCTATCGCCATCGGCCAGCAGAGTATCGAACTCAAAGGCACCGTCGGCATCCAGTGAAAGGGTTTCTTCACCGTTCAATGTGAGCTCCACACTGTCACCCGCAAGTCCGCTCAGCTCACCGCCGACGGTAAACCCCTGGGGCCCGGAATCCCCGGAACTACTGGAGCACGCAGCGATGCCCCCGCAAGCGACGAGCACCCCGCTTAACAGAAAACCGTTCGCAGCCGTGCTGCCCTTCTTCGTCTGTATGTTGATCATGATGACCTCCCTGACTGAAATTCGGGCCGGACCTATGGATTCGGCCGCCAGTTCTCGACACACTCACCCTGCCTGTACGGCCCGTTTTACACACCCCCCCATACGGGGCACCGCGTCCCCACCCAAACGAATGGGTATCTTGCTGGCGTTGCTTCTTCGCCACGAATCTCGCGGGATGCGCAATTGTCGCAGCCGACTGCCAGGCGATTGAAAAACGGCATGGCGAACGGGAGTTCCGGCGGGTAGACTGGTTTTGCAAACGGTGCCCGATTGCCTGCGCTGTCCGGGCTGGAGGATGCGAAAATGCAGAGAATGAGCAACACGATCAGACTGCTTGCATGCTTGCTGCTGCTGCCTCTGGCGGCATGCGGCAATGATGAAACCATTCTGGTGGACGGTGGTGACCCGAATGGGGGTGACGAGGCGCTGCTTCGGGTTGTTCACGCAACGCGCGATGCCCCGGAGCTTCAGATGACGGTGACTCGTATCGATGAAGAAATGGAGGTAGAGATCTACAGCCAGGCCCTTCCAGCGGGCGGGCAATCCGACCCGATTGCAGCTGAACCTGGATTGCTCCGCCTCTACCTGGCGCGCGCCACGGCGCCGGACATGACATTGCTGGAAGCCGAGTTTGAGCTCGCCGAAGGTGAACGCCGCTCTCTTGCCGTCATCGGCAGCCTCAATGCTGATGCACTTGGAATTGCAAGCATCGCTGAGCCCGTGGAGAGTGCCGGCGCCGATGAAGCCGACGTGCATTTCCTCAATGCCGTGCATGTGGATGGCAACAATTGGCCCGTCACTCTGAGCGCCAGCGGCGAGGACATCGTCAGCGGGGCAGATTTCGGTGTCTGGCAGCCCGCGGTCGCGGTGACTGCCGGATCCGGCAGCAGTTATTCTCTGGTGGCCCGCAACAGCGATGGCCTGAACATCACGCCGCCGGTCGGCTTCACGCCTGACGCCACCAGACACTATCTGGTCATCGCGGCCGGCGTCTGGGGTGACGGTGTGCAGACCACCGACCCGGTCTTGCGGGTCGTCGCGGCCATGAACGATTGATTGGGGAACCTCTTTACGGAGGTTCCATGGACGATTCCGGGCTTTTTCTCATCCAAATGGGTGAGGCGGGGCGGCCCATTCCGGTCTAGATTCTGACTCGAGATTCGGCAGGGAAGCTGGTCTCATGCAGCGGGGAGGCTCCTTTGCAGGGGCCTCCTTTTTTGTTTCTTCGTGGAAAGGCCGCCGACGCCAATCCTGGCGTGGCGCCCGTCAGCGGATGACGCCCTCGGCACGCAGGCGTGAAAGCCGCTGTTCATCCAGCCCCAGCCGCTCCATCAGCACGGCTTGCGTATCCTGTCCAAGCGCCGGTGGCGGGCCATGGCTTTGGGTCGAGCCGCCACGACAACGGATCGGGCTGGCAATGGTCGGTATCTCACCGAGGCGGGGATGGGTCAGTGTCTGCACCAGGCCCCTGGCCCGCACCTGGGGATCGTCCATCACCGCCGCCATGTCATTCACCGGTCCCGCCGGCACGCCGGCCCGTTCCAGGGCGGCCAGCCAGTCGCCCCGCGGGCGGCGGCGGATCACCGCGGCCAGCCGTTTCACCAATATCGCCCGCTGGGCGACCCGATCGGCATTGCGCGCATAGGCCGGGTCACGGGCCAGGTCCGGCAGATCCAGCACATCGCACAGTGCCTGAAACTGCTTATCGTTACCGGCGGCGATCACCAGCCAGCCGTCCACGGCCTCGAAGGCCTGATAGGGAACGATGTTCGGGTGGGCATGACCCATGGCTTGAGGCACTTCACCCCCAACCAGATAATTCATGGCCTGATTGGCCAGGGTTGCCACCTGCACGTCCATCAAGGCCATGTCGATGTGCTGTCCGCCGGCCCCGGCCTCGCGCTCCCGCAAGGCGCCCAGGCAGGCGATGGTGGCATAGAGGCCGGTGAGGATGTCAGTCACGGCCACGCCCACCTTGGCCGGTTCACCCCCTTCCCGGGCCGGGCTGCCGGTGATGCTCATCAGGCCACCCATGGCCTGCAGAAGGAGGTCGTAGCCGTTCCGTTGCGCGTAGGGGCCATCCTGACCGAAACCGGTAATGGAGCAGTAGATCAACCCCGGGTTCTGTTTGCGCAGACTGTCATGATCCAGGCCGTATCGGGCCAGGCTGCCCGGACGGAAGTTTTCCAGCAGGATGTCACTGTCGGCCGCCAGTTCGCGCAGCAGGGCCTGCCCTTCGGGATGACTGAAATCGATGCAAACCGACTGTTTGCCACGATTGCAGGCGAGAAAATACGCCGAGAGTGCCCCGGGGTCACTGTTCAGCCACGGCGGCCCCCAGTGCCGGGTGTCGTCACCGCGCCCCGGCTGTTCGACCTTGATAACGCTGGCGCCCATATCCGCCATGAGCTGACTGGCCCAGGGGCCGGCCAGTATCCGGCTCATGTCGAGAACCCGTATACCATCGAGCGCTTTCATGGGGCTCCTCACAATGAGCGTGACGAAAAACTTGCAAGCCCTTGTTTTACGGGCCATACAAAAGTGTATCAGGGCCAGCGATTGGCAGGGATGCAGCCATGTTACACGAAGCCCACCCCCCGGTTTTCGATCAACTCCTGG of the Natronospira bacteriovora genome contains:
- a CDS encoding delta-60 repeat domain-containing protein; its protein translation is MINIQTKKGSTAANGFLLSGVLVACGGIAACSSSSGDSGPQGFTVGGELSGLAGDSVELTLNGEETLSLDADGAFEFDTLLADGDSYEVTISEQPGDSACLVDNESGEISDEAIDDVLVQCGDFSLAALNEEGQIALQWSPAGTVDILYSSDRACDWSNVQQCADGGASYGVSGGSAVIDAENDGLRLDTTYHLVMQANGMQSDVTTATALTYHLTGYVLDTVLTDQHLIAGGYFQYYGGLHQGIAHFRDDLSGTPLTGPFLDVRNEDGVVAQITAVAKDPDGGFYIGGNFASINGEPRAHLARLNADGTLDEQWTASLDGGITRVNEMLIDDNRLYVAGRFEEVNGNTGFTGLVALDFDGNIDGGFSPEAPAGTLFFAQVNAIAIHDERLYVAGRFDTPDASNSNVAALDLSTGSYVEDFDVDVNDTALAILPSSESVYIGGSFSSVNGESRNYLVAVSHDDGAVDPGFTPNLNGTVTDIAVGPERLYITGHYDEVSGSSWEGVAALSLDTGGLDINRDLRVDGIAVTVEVRDDALYVAGLFRSIGGERAINVGRLPLGSDMAVDPDWAPHVDGIPLGFVESDYGMAVYGGIWGAGGEYIGSVAALSRQDGKLDANWNAGVDGLATAVLHLEGGQLYAGGLIEAAQGESRSNAAAFDATDGTLLEWNPEANSAVQAITTANGNIAIGGDFTEINGEPLTRLALVDPVTGALSSMTDPQVNDTVLDLAYYSGDDVVFVGGWFDEIGGGAPAHLAATFASDLNSTGWDGGVDRSVNAVLNDGNSYVMAGGRFTESGGQNQAYITVLTPGSNVVGTPPDLDGTVTDLHLLDSTDQLLVSGYFSEANGSARDGLAVFNFDNGDFTLKPVSVDFEGDVLAVTQDENAVVAAGAIIGVNGNRHGYLVMLHPGTLQPIWPGEPGPTSGSGLNVLSGSAAKSVEADTSDSDNPVDDRFSTEKLMNLAF
- a CDS encoding DUF4397 domain-containing protein; this translates as MSNTIRLLACLLLLPLAACGNDETILVDGGDPNGGDEALLRVVHATRDAPELQMTVTRIDEEMEVEIYSQALPAGGQSDPIAAEPGLLRLYLARATAPDMTLLEAEFELAEGERRSLAVIGSLNADALGIASIAEPVESAGADEADVHFLNAVHVDGNNWPVTLSASGEDIVSGADFGVWQPAVAVTAGSGSSYSLVARNSDGLNITPPVGFTPDATRHYLVIAAGVWGDGVQTTDPVLRVVAAMND
- a CDS encoding CaiB/BaiF CoA transferase family protein — its product is MKALDGIRVLDMSRILAGPWASQLMADMGASVIKVEQPGRGDDTRHWGPPWLNSDPGALSAYFLACNRGKQSVCIDFSHPEGQALLRELAADSDILLENFRPGSLARYGLDHDSLRKQNPGLIYCSITGFGQDGPYAQRNGYDLLLQAMGGLMSITGSPAREGGEPAKVGVAVTDILTGLYATIACLGALREREAGAGGQHIDMALMDVQVATLANQAMNYLVGGEVPQAMGHAHPNIVPYQAFEAVDGWLVIAAGNDKQFQALCDVLDLPDLARDPAYARNADRVAQRAILVKRLAAVIRRRPRGDWLAALERAGVPAGPVNDMAAVMDDPQVRARGLVQTLTHPRLGEIPTIASPIRCRGGSTQSHGPPPALGQDTQAVLMERLGLDEQRLSRLRAEGVIR